One window of the Desulfobaccales bacterium genome contains the following:
- a CDS encoding DUF3192 domain-containing protein, with product MGHFGILAMVVCLLAGCGETVLTQWPRERIFQAYFRLQEVRPGMSRAEVEGLMGPPQVQEEGDYRGGHFVFLFYRTHNMDYEGSNTVRGGFTPLIFQDNRLVGIGRRDYFRATDRPWIEDAPASTGGQQGLPGPWQRSW from the coding sequence ATGGGGCATTTCGGGATACTGGCCATGGTGGTGTGCCTGTTGGCGGGCTGCGGGGAGACGGTGCTCACCCAGTGGCCCCGGGAACGCATCTTCCAGGCGTATTTCCGCCTGCAGGAGGTCCGTCCCGGGATGAGCCGGGCGGAGGTGGAGGGCCTCATGGGACCGCCCCAGGTGCAGGAAGAGGGAGACTACCGGGGCGGACATTTCGTCTTCCTGTTTTACCGCACCCACAACATGGATTATGAGGGCAGCAACACCGTCCGGGGCGGGTTTACGCCCCTGATCTTCCAGGATAACCGCCTGGTGGGCATAGGCAGGCGGGATTATTTCCGGGCCACTGACCGCCCCTGGATCGAGGATGCTCCGGCCTCAACCGGCGGCCAGCAGGGTCTGCCCGGCCCCTGGCAGCGCTCCTGGTGA
- a CDS encoding type 1 glutamine amidotransferase produces MPSPLPVIIIQHMDWEGPGEHLLAAFSEHQVPWQVVEVWRRPLPAAPEVGGLVVLGGSPNVDEEDRYPYLRPLKALIRECLARGTPYLGFCLGHQLLAHVLGCRVGPLPRKVIGYREGELTPAGQAHPAFAGLPSRFWLFSWHGQGVLPPLPPGLEVLASSPEVPVQALGLAEHPFVLGLQFDNHAGPGDVARWLKADAAWALQGSGVEAAGLLADARRRDPEVGRWFRHFLGNFCRLAGWGTA; encoded by the coding sequence ATGCCATCACCTCTCCCGGTGATCATCATTCAACATATGGACTGGGAAGGGCCGGGCGAGCACCTGCTGGCCGCCTTCAGCGAACATCAGGTCCCCTGGCAGGTGGTGGAGGTCTGGCGCCGGCCGCTGCCGGCAGCCCCCGAGGTCGGCGGCCTGGTGGTGCTGGGCGGCTCCCCCAATGTGGACGAGGAGGACCGCTATCCTTATCTGCGGCCCCTGAAGGCCCTGATCCGGGAGTGCCTGGCCCGGGGGACTCCTTATCTGGGCTTCTGCCTGGGGCATCAGCTCTTGGCCCACGTGCTGGGCTGTCGGGTGGGCCCCTTGCCCCGCAAGGTCATCGGCTACCGGGAAGGCGAGCTCACCCCGGCCGGCCAAGCTCATCCGGCCTTTGCGGGTCTGCCGTCTCGCTTTTGGCTTTTCAGTTGGCACGGCCAGGGAGTGTTGCCGCCTCTGCCGCCGGGTCTGGAGGTATTGGCCAGCTCCCCGGAGGTGCCGGTGCAGGCCCTGGGACTGGCGGAGCACCCCTTTGTGCTGGGCCTGCAGTTCGACAACCATGCCGGGCCCGGGGATGTGGCCCGCTGGCTTAAGGCGGATGCCGCCTGGGCCCTTCAGGGCTCCGGGGTGGAGGCCGCCGGCCTTCTGGCCGACGCCCGGCGGCGGGATCCGGAGGTGGGCCGTTGGTTCCGGCACTTTCTGGGCAATTTTTGCCGCCTGGCCGGCTGGGGCACCGCCTGA
- a CDS encoding polyphenol oxidase family protein: MQVEYCHGVKYYLFPRLAALPGVRHAVFTRQGGVSRGAFATLNISFGVGDDPEAVRENRRRLAASLGLTALRSARQVHGLGAVIIQGPLPAGHPPEIADILITTRPGVGLLIAGADCQAVMLYDPGQRVVANVHCGWRGQVQDVLGQAVRLLTAEFGCRPEDLHAAIGPGLGPCCAEFVHYRQEFPRQFWDYQVRPGYFDLWRLSLDQLAAAGVPPSQMECARLCTRCLPEDFYSYRRERTTGRHGAVIALADDPDR, translated from the coding sequence ATGCAGGTGGAATATTGTCACGGGGTGAAATACTACCTCTTCCCCCGGCTGGCGGCGCTGCCCGGGGTGCGCCACGCCGTTTTCACCCGCCAGGGCGGCGTCAGCCGAGGGGCCTTCGCCACCCTGAACATCAGCTTCGGGGTGGGGGATGACCCGGAGGCAGTGCGGGAAAACCGCCGCCGTCTGGCCGCCTCTCTGGGGCTGACGGCGCTCCGGAGCGCCCGTCAGGTGCATGGGCTTGGGGCAGTCATCATCCAGGGACCCTTGCCCGCCGGCCACCCCCCGGAGATTGCGGACATCCTCATCACCACCCGTCCCGGGGTGGGACTGCTCATCGCCGGGGCCGACTGCCAGGCGGTGATGCTCTACGATCCCGGGCAGCGGGTGGTGGCCAATGTCCACTGCGGCTGGCGGGGCCAGGTGCAGGATGTCCTGGGCCAGGCGGTGCGGCTCCTCACCGCCGAATTCGGCTGCCGGCCGGAGGACCTCCATGCCGCCATCGGCCCGGGGCTGGGGCCCTGCTGCGCCGAGTTTGTCCATTACCGGCAGGAATTTCCCCGCCAGTTCTGGGACTACCAGGTGCGCCCCGGGTATTTCGATCTCTGGCGCCTGAGCCTCGACCAGCTGGCTGCCGCCGGCGTCCCCCCCTCCCAGATGGAATGTGCCCGGCTCTGCACCCGCTGCCTGCCGGAGGATTTTTACTCCTACCGCCGGGAGCGCACCACCGGCCGTCACGGGGCGGTCATCGCCTTGGCCGACGACCCTGACAGGTGA
- a CDS encoding DVU0298 family protein, with protein sequence MPAPELRERLNALLEEADFAGVVRLAAREKAVVRLLLQYLYDPEDLLHWRALEGLGHVAAVHPDQVKKVIGRLLWLLNEDSASVGWGAAAALGEIGRHNLAVVEDIIPMFCGFLEEEFSRAPMLWGVGRLAEVHPEALTEVAPYVVLCLADADPQVRALAAWCAGRLHLTSAREALAALAGDAAAFRLYDQGRFRQTTVGELAREALDLLTTRS encoded by the coding sequence ATGCCCGCACCTGAGCTCCGGGAGCGCCTCAACGCCCTGCTGGAGGAAGCCGATTTTGCCGGCGTGGTCCGGTTGGCGGCCCGGGAAAAGGCGGTGGTGCGCCTGCTGTTGCAGTATCTTTACGACCCGGAGGATTTGTTGCATTGGCGGGCCCTGGAGGGCCTGGGGCATGTGGCGGCGGTCCATCCCGACCAGGTGAAAAAGGTCATCGGCCGCCTGTTGTGGCTCCTCAATGAGGATTCCGCCAGCGTGGGCTGGGGGGCCGCGGCGGCCTTGGGGGAGATCGGCCGGCACAACCTGGCGGTGGTTGAGGACATCATCCCCATGTTCTGCGGCTTTCTGGAGGAGGAGTTCTCCCGGGCGCCCATGCTCTGGGGGGTGGGGCGGCTGGCGGAGGTCCATCCCGAGGCGTTGACCGAAGTCGCGCCCTATGTGGTGCTCTGCCTGGCGGATGCCGACCCCCAGGTGCGGGCCCTGGCCGCTTGGTGCGCCGGACGGCTGCATCTCACCTCGGCCCGGGAGGCCCTGGCGGCCCTCGCCGGGGATGCTGCGGCCTTTCGCCTGTACGACCAGGGGCGGTTCCGCCAGACCACCGTGGGGGAACTGGCCCGGGAGGCTTTGGATTTACTGACCACAAGGTCCTGA
- a CDS encoding single-stranded DNA-binding protein — translation MAGVNRVILVGHLGADPELRYTAGGTAVAKFRLATTETFTDRNGQKQERTEWHRITAWGKLAEICGQYLAKGRLVYIEGRIRSDTWEQEGVKRYSYEIVADNMKMLGGGRAAEPREAEAEWRGPDTPPEDDIPF, via the coding sequence ATGGCAGGTGTTAACCGCGTCATCCTGGTGGGCCATCTGGGGGCCGATCCGGAGTTACGCTATACCGCCGGCGGCACCGCGGTGGCCAAATTCCGCCTCGCCACCACCGAGACCTTCACGGACCGCAACGGCCAGAAGCAGGAGCGCACTGAGTGGCACCGCATCACCGCCTGGGGCAAGCTGGCGGAGATCTGCGGCCAGTATCTGGCCAAAGGCCGGCTGGTCTATATTGAAGGCCGCATCCGCTCCGACACCTGGGAGCAGGAGGGGGTCAAGCGGTACTCCTATGAGATCGTGGCCGACAATATGAAAATGCTGGGCGGCGGCCGGGCGGCCGAACCCCGGGAGGCCGAAGCGGAGTGGCGCGGCCCGGACACCCCCCCGGAGGACGACATCCCCTTTTAG